A genomic segment from Chitinophaga niabensis encodes:
- a CDS encoding ABC transporter ATP-binding protein yields MTNECIVSVRGLSHRYSTAWAIRDINFEISQKGVLGLLGSNGAGKSTTMNIMCGVLNQTEGEVYIGGLNMRRQPEEAKKKIGFLPQSAPLHLDLTVDEYLTHCAYIRLMEKKNIPTALAEAKDRCGIAHFSKRLIKNLSGGYRQRVGIAQAIIHKPGLVVLDEPTNGLDPNQITEVRALIKEIAEERSVIFSSHILSEIQATCKDIKMIENGRMVFADTIDAFNNYIVPHSLIVSFENPPALAALQAIEGITKAALQYGNTFRLHFSGVKHITERIVETSVANGWRLTEINLERSSLDEVFAQLSGKSTN; encoded by the coding sequence ATGACCAATGAGTGTATTGTGAGCGTCCGCGGACTCTCGCACAGGTATAGTACTGCCTGGGCTATCCGGGATATTAATTTCGAGATCAGCCAGAAAGGTGTGCTTGGATTGCTGGGTTCAAATGGCGCCGGTAAATCCACTACCATGAATATCATGTGTGGGGTGCTGAATCAAACAGAAGGGGAAGTGTATATAGGCGGCCTCAACATGCGCAGGCAACCGGAAGAAGCAAAGAAAAAGATCGGTTTCTTACCTCAGAGCGCTCCCCTGCATCTTGATCTCACGGTAGATGAATACCTGACCCATTGTGCGTACATCCGCTTAATGGAAAAGAAAAACATTCCAACTGCGCTGGCGGAGGCAAAAGACAGATGTGGCATTGCGCATTTTTCCAAACGCCTCATCAAAAACCTCTCCGGCGGTTACCGTCAGCGGGTTGGGATTGCCCAGGCCATCATTCATAAACCGGGCCTGGTGGTACTTGATGAACCTACCAATGGATTAGATCCTAACCAGATCACTGAAGTAAGGGCATTGATCAAAGAAATAGCGGAAGAAAGATCGGTTATCTTCTCTTCGCATATCCTCTCAGAAATACAAGCTACCTGCAAAGACATCAAAATGATCGAAAACGGGAGAATGGTGTTTGCAGATACGATAGATGCATTCAACAACTACATCGTACCGCATAGCCTCATCGTATCCTTCGAAAACCCGCCTGCACTTGCAGCTTTGCAGGCTATAGAAGGTATTACAAAAGCAGCACTGCAATACGGAAATACCTTCCGCCTGCATTTTTCGGGTGTGAAACATATCACGGAAAGGATAGTGGAAACCAGTGTAGCGAATGGATGGCGCTTAACAGAGATCAACCTGGAAAGAAGTTCTTTGGATGAAGTGTTTGCACAGTTATCAGGTAAAAGCACCAATTAA
- a CDS encoding RagB/SusD family nutrient uptake outer membrane protein: MKSGIKLFILIALLQTGCKKLVDPSAPGNKIGYQAVYANNKTASSVLSRLFSDFGSFSEGTAGIPILMSISGDDLNAAAASDLFTQDMYSNRIMKDGTYWWYDMYKYIYTTNDALEMLPVSKGVTDPVRNQLMGEARFARAFCYFYLVNIYGDVPLITSTDYQENITKGRTASEQIYQLIVNDLIAAKALLSDKYFNADITTVSTERLRPTKAVATAMLARVYLYLKEYAKAEAEASEVIANPIYELPELNSVFLRSSKEAIWQLPALQARFNTMDGKALILRTTPGIPNGPRPEYPFVISTFLKNAFETGDTRSTKWIGDSSGFKFANKYKVWDIDKPITEYIMMLRLAEQYLIRGEARIKQNKVGEGIDDLNALRKRARGSNPGDLPDLSKAMSQDAAIQAVEHERQVELFVEWGHRWFDLKRTDRLNAVMTIVTPQKNPAVTWQPFRALYPLPSGEVNTAPGLQGHQNPGYN, encoded by the coding sequence ATGAAATCAGGAATAAAACTCTTCATACTTATCGCATTACTGCAAACAGGTTGTAAAAAACTCGTTGATCCATCGGCCCCCGGTAACAAGATCGGGTACCAGGCAGTATATGCTAATAACAAAACAGCCTCCTCCGTATTATCCAGGCTCTTTTCCGATTTTGGATCATTTTCAGAAGGTACAGCCGGTATCCCCATCCTGATGAGTATTTCAGGAGATGACCTCAATGCCGCAGCTGCATCGGACTTGTTCACACAGGACATGTATAGCAATAGGATCATGAAAGACGGCACCTATTGGTGGTATGATATGTATAAATATATCTACACCACAAACGATGCGCTGGAAATGCTGCCTGTTTCAAAAGGTGTTACAGATCCGGTAAGGAATCAATTGATGGGAGAGGCTAGGTTTGCACGCGCATTCTGTTATTTCTATCTCGTGAATATTTATGGAGATGTGCCCCTCATTACTTCTACAGATTACCAGGAGAACATCACCAAAGGCCGTACTGCTTCTGAGCAGATCTATCAACTGATCGTAAATGATCTGATAGCAGCAAAAGCATTGCTGAGCGATAAATATTTTAATGCAGATATCACCACCGTTTCCACAGAACGCCTTCGTCCCACAAAAGCAGTAGCCACAGCGATGCTGGCAAGGGTTTATCTCTATCTGAAAGAATATGCCAAAGCAGAAGCTGAAGCATCCGAAGTGATCGCAAACCCCATCTACGAACTGCCGGAACTGAACAGCGTTTTCCTGCGTAGCAGCAAAGAAGCCATTTGGCAACTGCCTGCATTGCAGGCTCGGTTCAATACCATGGATGGCAAGGCCCTTATCCTGAGAACTACACCCGGTATTCCCAACGGCCCCAGACCTGAATACCCCTTTGTGATCAGCACCTTCCTGAAAAACGCTTTTGAAACCGGAGACACCCGCAGCACCAAATGGATAGGCGACAGCTCCGGCTTTAAATTTGCGAACAAGTACAAAGTATGGGATATAGACAAACCCATCACAGAATACATCATGATGCTCCGCCTTGCAGAACAATACCTGATCAGGGGAGAAGCACGTATCAAACAAAATAAAGTAGGAGAGGGCATCGATGATCTCAACGCCCTCCGGAAACGCGCCCGTGGAAGCAATCCGGGAGACCTGCCGGACCTTTCCAAAGCAATGTCGCAGGACGCTGCAATCCAGGCGGTAGAACATGAACGCCAGGTAGAGCTATTCGTGGAATGGGGCCACCGCTGGTTTGACCTGAAACGTACAGACAGGCTGAATGCTGTGATGACCATAGTAACGCCGCAGAAAAACCCTGCTGTTACCTGGCAGCCATTCCGCGCATTATATCCATTACCATCAGGGGAAGTGAATACCGCTCCTGGTTTACAGGGACATCAAAACCCCGGTTATAATTAA
- a CDS encoding SusC/RagA family TonB-linked outer membrane protein: MRRMFPLTVNKTIVNAMKLTFIFLTVAFLQVSAKGWSQVVTLAGKDVKLETIFSAIEKQTGYVVFYNKDLLRNAKSVSLTVQNMPLTDFLAAVLKDQPITYEMADKTIMLSRRDLATAPVFIPVTGTILSADGTPLPGASVKIKGSKSGTVTDANGRFMINASEGDVLLVSFVGFEEATFRINGNASTGITIRIVPSENKLDQVQIMAYGTTSKRFNTGNISTVKAEDIERQPVSNPLSALQGRVPGMVITQSTGVPGGSFKVQIRGRNSIRVTANDPLYIVDGVPYLASMVMGVAPNDLTNGGSPLNFINPQDIESIDILKDADATAIYGSRGANGVILITTKKGKVGKTLITANITQGTAVVSKMMPMLNTRQYLDMRYEAYRNDGVDWKLPTVTSAIDLKNYDTTRYTDWQKEFIGNTASYTDAQLSMTGGNSQTQYLIGGSYHRETTVFPGNNADQRGTMHFNINSSSDNQKLKVLITGGYTIGNNNLPRYDIVDLAFSLPPIAPKLYNPDGSLNWANGNWTNPIARGTARFGRKVNNFITNAAVSYQVLPGLDIKSTFGYTFMHVDETANFPISSYNPIYNINGSAEFSNSNNRTWLIEPQITYTKDLWKGRLNALVGSTIQQNTANGQYVSASGFISDGLIGNLASASSIMPMNSLIRSYKYNSLFARFNYNVEEKYILNLTMRRDGSDRFGPDNRFGNFGAVGAAWIFSKENFIENHLPFISFGKLRGSYGTTGNDAVGDYEFMRYYTIGGNPYQGVRGLGPNNLHNPYYQWEVNKKLEGGLEFGFLRDLISVSASYYNNRSGNQLVGYRVPAHTGFTQVTANWPAVVENKGWEFVLGTNNVKIGEVTWNSSFNISFAKNKLVAFPGIENTSYKSTLTIGESLDILRVYRYVGVDPATGMYQFLDKDNKKQSLSLNSLTDKVGAVNRTPEYYGGFQNSIRYKGFDLDFIFQFAKQIGQAYRGAVLAGAGTGMQGNQHIEVLNRWQKPGDISMNQRFNADRALGWPNTYFRESDGSYSDASFVRLKNIQLTYSFSKEINRKIGLQQSRLFLQAQNLFTITNFKGMDPENQSGSSLPPLRVLTAGIKITI, from the coding sequence ATGAGACGGATGTTTCCGCTCACAGTGAACAAAACAATTGTGAATGCGATGAAACTGACCTTCATTTTTCTAACCGTCGCCTTTTTGCAGGTAAGCGCAAAAGGATGGTCGCAGGTGGTTACGCTTGCGGGTAAAGACGTTAAGCTGGAAACGATCTTTTCTGCTATTGAAAAGCAGACAGGGTATGTTGTTTTCTACAACAAAGACCTGCTCCGCAATGCGAAGTCTGTTTCCCTGACGGTACAGAATATGCCGTTGACAGACTTTTTAGCTGCGGTGTTGAAAGACCAGCCGATCACTTATGAAATGGCAGATAAAACCATCATGCTGTCCCGCAGGGATCTGGCAACAGCACCGGTTTTTATTCCTGTTACGGGAACAATACTATCTGCTGATGGTACTCCACTTCCCGGCGCTTCTGTGAAGATCAAAGGTAGTAAAAGCGGTACGGTTACAGATGCCAACGGTCGTTTTATGATCAATGCTTCGGAAGGGGATGTACTCTTGGTGAGCTTTGTAGGTTTTGAAGAAGCAACATTCCGTATCAATGGCAATGCTTCAACAGGTATAACAATTCGAATTGTTCCCTCTGAAAATAAACTGGACCAAGTGCAGATCATGGCCTATGGTACTACCTCCAAACGTTTCAATACCGGTAACATTTCAACCGTTAAAGCAGAAGATATCGAAAGGCAACCTGTGAGCAATCCGCTCTCAGCCCTTCAGGGAAGGGTACCAGGCATGGTGATCACACAAAGTACCGGTGTACCCGGTGGCTCTTTTAAAGTGCAGATCCGTGGCCGCAACAGTATCCGTGTTACTGCAAACGATCCATTATACATTGTTGATGGTGTGCCTTATCTCGCCAGTATGGTGATGGGTGTTGCCCCCAATGATCTCACCAATGGAGGAAGTCCGCTCAACTTTATCAACCCCCAGGATATTGAATCCATCGATATATTGAAAGATGCAGATGCCACTGCTATTTATGGTTCCCGTGGTGCGAATGGTGTGATCCTGATCACCACTAAAAAAGGGAAAGTAGGTAAAACCCTCATCACCGCAAATATTACACAGGGTACCGCTGTTGTTTCCAAAATGATGCCCATGCTCAACACCAGGCAATACCTGGATATGCGCTATGAAGCATACAGGAATGACGGAGTGGATTGGAAACTCCCGACTGTGACCAGCGCTATTGATCTGAAAAACTATGATACTACCAGGTATACGGACTGGCAGAAAGAATTCATTGGCAACACTGCCTCCTATACGGATGCGCAATTATCCATGACTGGTGGAAATTCGCAAACGCAATACCTGATAGGTGGAAGTTATCACCGGGAAACAACTGTATTTCCGGGAAACAATGCAGACCAGCGGGGAACAATGCATTTTAATATCAACAGCAGCTCAGATAATCAGAAATTAAAAGTACTGATCACCGGAGGATATACTATAGGAAATAATAACCTTCCACGTTATGACATCGTTGACCTTGCCTTTTCATTACCTCCTATTGCACCGAAGTTGTATAATCCGGACGGTTCGCTAAACTGGGCAAATGGTAACTGGACGAATCCTATTGCCAGGGGAACAGCGAGGTTCGGCCGTAAAGTGAACAATTTTATCACCAATGCAGCTGTCAGTTACCAGGTATTGCCAGGGCTGGATATCAAATCCACTTTCGGTTATACTTTTATGCATGTGGATGAAACGGCTAACTTCCCCATCTCTTCTTACAACCCGATCTACAATATAAACGGGTCTGCAGAGTTCTCTAACAGTAATAACAGAACATGGCTGATAGAACCACAGATCACTTATACCAAAGATCTTTGGAAAGGCCGCCTGAATGCTTTAGTGGGATCTACCATTCAGCAGAATACAGCTAATGGCCAATATGTTAGCGCTTCCGGATTTATCAGTGATGGACTGATCGGGAACCTGGCCTCAGCTTCTTCTATCATGCCCATGAATTCCCTGATCAGGAGCTACAAATACAATTCCCTGTTCGCAAGATTTAACTACAACGTAGAAGAGAAATACATCCTGAACCTTACTATGAGAAGGGATGGTTCAGACAGGTTCGGGCCTGATAACCGTTTTGGGAATTTCGGTGCCGTGGGTGCAGCCTGGATCTTCTCCAAAGAAAACTTTATCGAAAACCATCTGCCCTTTATCAGTTTCGGTAAACTGCGGGGTAGTTATGGTACAACCGGTAACGATGCAGTGGGAGATTACGAGTTCATGCGCTATTATACTATCGGCGGAAACCCTTACCAGGGCGTGAGAGGATTAGGACCTAACAACCTGCACAATCCTTATTATCAATGGGAAGTGAACAAGAAGCTGGAGGGTGGATTGGAATTTGGTTTCCTGCGTGATCTGATCTCTGTCAGCGCCAGTTACTATAACAATCGTTCCGGTAATCAGTTAGTAGGATACCGTGTTCCTGCCCATACCGGTTTTACACAGGTAACCGCCAACTGGCCCGCTGTAGTAGAAAATAAAGGATGGGAATTTGTACTGGGTACCAATAATGTAAAGATCGGTGAAGTTACCTGGAACAGCTCATTCAATATCTCCTTTGCTAAAAACAAACTGGTGGCCTTCCCCGGTATTGAAAATACCAGTTACAAATCTACACTCACCATTGGCGAATCACTGGATATCCTCAGGGTATATCGCTATGTAGGAGTAGACCCTGCTACCGGTATGTATCAGTTCCTGGATAAGGATAACAAAAAACAATCCCTGAGCCTGAACAGCCTCACGGATAAAGTGGGGGCGGTGAACAGAACACCTGAGTATTATGGTGGTTTTCAGAACAGCATCAGGTATAAAGGATTTGATCTGGATTTCATTTTCCAGTTTGCAAAACAGATCGGGCAGGCTTATCGCGGAGCAGTATTGGCAGGGGCAGGTACAGGTATGCAGGGGAACCAGCATATTGAAGTGCTCAACAGATGGCAAAAACCGGGGGATATCAGCATGAACCAACGGTTCAATGCAGACAGGGCATTGGGCTGGCCCAATACTTATTTCCGGGAAAGTGACGGTTCTTATTCAGATGCTTCTTTTGTCCGCCTAAAGAATATACAACTCACTTACAGCTTCTCTAAAGAGATCAACCGGAAGATCGGCTTACAGCAATCCAGGTTATTCCTTCAGGCACAGAACCTGTTCACTATTACAAATTTCAAAGGCATGGACCCTGAAAATCAGAGTGGCAGCAGCCTTCCTCCACTGCGCGTGTTAACTGCCGGTATTAAGATCACCATTTAA
- a CDS encoding FecR family protein, translating to MSQNRLEDLFNLCLTQRATAQEKQELHTLLENAENEEQIRSHITQLLESPKELEDISADTMQSIMAAIFESEDRPIPVPRVQLFKRSWFRYAAAILIIALAAGTYFWQPAPRKISPPLTQDVNPGNSKAILTLGDGSTVTLDSAGNRMIGQGIRQQGDQLQYEVVEAVSYNTLRTPRGGQFRIQLPDGTKAWLNAESSLTYPTAFPDDERNVEISGEVYFEVAKQAQAPFKVKVNNQTSIEVLGTHFNINAYRDEDYIRTTLLEGAVRVNAGTEKVVLAPGQQAQISNKGILVLSNTDLDKTMAWKNGFFNFQDAHLKEVMRQLARWYDIDISYEGNVPDIEFGGKMSRNIKLSDVLKGLKGAGVQFRMEEGPKLIVTP from the coding sequence ATGTCTCAAAATAGATTGGAAGACCTGTTTAATTTATGTCTTACTCAACGTGCTACGGCACAAGAGAAGCAGGAATTACATACCCTGCTGGAAAACGCAGAGAATGAGGAACAGATCAGATCTCACATTACACAATTACTGGAATCACCTAAAGAACTGGAAGATATTTCAGCGGATACCATGCAGTCTATTATGGCGGCAATCTTTGAGTCAGAGGACCGCCCCATACCTGTTCCCCGTGTTCAGCTGTTCAAAAGGTCCTGGTTCCGCTATGCCGCCGCCATTCTGATCATAGCGCTGGCTGCCGGAACTTACTTCTGGCAGCCGGCTCCCAGGAAAATCTCTCCTCCTTTAACACAGGACGTCAACCCGGGCAACAGTAAAGCCATCCTTACACTAGGAGATGGTTCCACCGTTACTTTGGACAGTGCCGGCAATCGTATGATCGGACAGGGTATCCGCCAGCAGGGCGATCAGCTTCAGTACGAAGTAGTAGAAGCCGTAAGTTATAATACGCTTAGAACACCCCGTGGAGGCCAGTTCCGCATTCAACTACCGGATGGTACAAAAGCATGGCTCAACGCAGAAAGTTCCCTCACCTATCCAACCGCCTTCCCGGACGATGAAAGAAATGTGGAGATCTCCGGAGAGGTTTATTTTGAAGTGGCAAAACAGGCACAGGCACCTTTTAAGGTGAAAGTGAATAACCAAACTTCCATAGAGGTCTTAGGCACTCATTTTAATATCAATGCTTACCGGGACGAAGATTATATCCGTACTACCCTGCTGGAAGGCGCTGTACGTGTAAATGCCGGCACAGAAAAAGTAGTGCTTGCACCGGGCCAACAGGCACAAATCTCTAACAAGGGTATTCTGGTACTGTCCAATACAGACCTTGATAAAACCATGGCATGGAAGAATGGGTTTTTCAATTTCCAGGACGCACATCTCAAAGAAGTAATGCGCCAGCTTGCCCGCTGGTATGATATAGATATCAGCTACGAAGGAAACGTGCCGGATATTGAATTCGGTGGTAAAATGAGCCGGAACATTAAACTGTCAGACGTATTGAAAGGACTAAAAGGAGCAGGCGTACAATTCCGGATGGAAGAAGGGCCTAAACTGATCGTAACACCTTAG
- a CDS encoding RNA polymerase sigma factor yields MYDTKELLHRIAEGDQQAFTKMVEEYRKNIYTTALRLLHSTVLAEETLQDIFLKVWLQRKDLVTIDNFPAWLNAVARNTIYNSFQRSLKEKGTDTTEGLEGSMISALQPEQQLQEKEYTTLLQKAIDRLPARQKQTYQLIRQEGLKREEAAKAMNVSPETVKHNLEEATRKVRAYCLAQLPLSVLLLLINIK; encoded by the coding sequence ATGTATGATACGAAGGAATTGTTGCACCGCATAGCGGAGGGAGATCAACAGGCATTTACGAAGATGGTGGAGGAGTATAGAAAGAATATCTATACCACTGCCCTGCGCCTGCTGCATTCTACCGTGCTGGCTGAGGAAACACTGCAGGACATCTTCCTGAAGGTATGGCTTCAGCGTAAAGACCTGGTAACCATAGACAATTTCCCTGCATGGCTCAATGCCGTGGCCAGGAATACAATTTATAACAGCTTCCAGCGCTCGCTGAAAGAGAAAGGAACCGATACCACAGAAGGATTGGAAGGATCAATGATCTCCGCCCTGCAACCAGAACAGCAGCTCCAGGAGAAAGAATACACCACCTTACTGCAAAAAGCCATAGACCGGCTGCCGGCACGCCAGAAACAAACTTATCAGCTGATCAGGCAGGAAGGCCTGAAACGGGAAGAAGCGGCAAAAGCTATGAATGTTTCTCCGGAAACAGTCAAGCACAACCTGGAAGAAGCCACCCGTAAAGTAAGGGCCTATTGCCTCGCGCAATTGCCACTCAGCGTTTTGTTGCTGCTCATTAATATTAAATAA
- a CDS encoding SUMF1/EgtB/PvdO family nonheme iron enzyme, with product MIYVLLLVAYVQIPAGTYTLGEKGHVLNPLRKVTTTGFQISSTELTNSDFEKFVRSTGYITDAEKHKDAMVFAPGLPEFRWLKDSTASWRYPNGKSRGGIEQKMDHPVTTISYHDAEAYCRWAKVRLPTLDEWEIAARGLKTEPGNIWHGRDHLQADTSDGFMYTAPVGSFQPNAIGLYDMFGNVFEFCSGALPGDSKQVVHARGGSWWCSKNACKFFNATDIGRVNRRASFSNQGFRVVKI from the coding sequence ATGATCTACGTACTGTTACTGGTTGCATATGTGCAAATACCGGCGGGCACTTATACCCTTGGGGAAAAAGGCCATGTGCTGAATCCTTTGCGCAAAGTAACAACAACAGGGTTTCAGATCTCTTCCACAGAACTTACGAATTCCGATTTTGAAAAGTTTGTGCGCAGTACGGGATATATTACTGATGCTGAGAAGCATAAGGATGCCATGGTCTTCGCCCCCGGCCTTCCTGAATTCAGGTGGTTAAAAGATAGCACTGCCTCATGGCGATACCCCAATGGAAAAAGCAGAGGCGGTATTGAACAGAAAATGGACCATCCTGTTACCACCATCAGTTATCATGATGCAGAAGCCTATTGCAGATGGGCAAAAGTAAGGCTCCCTACCCTGGATGAGTGGGAAATTGCCGCGCGGGGCCTTAAAACAGAACCTGGAAATATCTGGCATGGGCGGGATCATTTGCAGGCAGATACCAGTGATGGATTTATGTACACAGCACCTGTTGGGAGTTTCCAGCCCAATGCTATCGGGCTGTACGATATGTTCGGGAATGTGTTTGAATTCTGCTCAGGGGCTTTACCGGGTGATAGCAAACAGGTGGTGCATGCAAGAGGAGGATCCTGGTGGTGCAGTAAAAATGCCTGCAAGTTCTTTAATGCTACAGATATCGGCAGAGTGAACAGGAGGGCTTCCTTCAGCAACCAGGGGTTCAGGGTGGTGAAGATATAA